Proteins from a genomic interval of Streptomyces sp. NBC_01445:
- a CDS encoding amidohydrolase, which produces MTTPADSPAEAPVRIVRARRITTLDGRDTQVFATVGERVAAVGEQAERYAALPGAETVDLGDVHVVPGFHDAHCHPTTLAQTRLRLDLESGDTASPPRARIAARVAATPPGQWIVVERYNPRADPDGRLDRAALDALSAQHPILVIHFSCHMAVAGSRALELGGFHDDGAVPAGGDLGRDAAGRLDGWIYEGAWFDQWYRPAGEPSYLPEDAPGDLLAPLAEVFRDFQSFGITSYCDALTAPKELKLYQQAREQGLLTMRVGMLIWHRYARTLRDAGLHAGFGDEWLRVVGVKLMVDGALAGGTCLCQDPYRAETGSDNGLQLMDDVELAEAVLAAHSAGQRVGVHANGDLAVAKVLDAIEAARAAHPESRVNHRIEHCSLVDPALVERIRAAGVTPVPFGAFVHGHGAKLRGYYGDARAERACDHRAFLDAGVTVGGSSDHPAGPLGPLLGIQTMVTRRTSEGTVLGEDRRLTVREALSVYTVGSAHATGESHLKGRIAPGMLADFAVLGDDLFATDPDGIGAVSVLSTWVGGRPVWEA; this is translated from the coding sequence GTGACCACCCCCGCAGACAGCCCCGCCGAGGCCCCCGTACGGATCGTCAGGGCCCGCCGGATCACCACCCTCGACGGCCGTGACACCCAGGTGTTCGCCACCGTGGGCGAGCGTGTCGCCGCCGTGGGCGAACAGGCCGAGCGGTACGCCGCGCTGCCCGGAGCCGAGACCGTCGATCTCGGCGACGTCCATGTCGTGCCCGGCTTCCACGACGCGCACTGCCACCCCACGACCCTCGCCCAGACCAGGCTCCGCCTCGACCTGGAGAGCGGCGACACCGCGTCGCCGCCCCGCGCGCGCATCGCCGCCCGTGTCGCGGCCACGCCGCCGGGGCAGTGGATCGTGGTCGAGCGCTACAACCCGCGGGCCGACCCGGACGGCCGGCTCGACCGTGCCGCCCTCGACGCGCTCTCCGCCCAACACCCCATCCTCGTCATCCACTTCTCCTGCCACATGGCGGTGGCCGGCTCGCGGGCCCTGGAGCTCGGCGGATTCCACGACGACGGCGCGGTCCCGGCCGGCGGCGATCTCGGACGGGACGCGGCCGGCCGGCTCGACGGCTGGATCTACGAAGGGGCCTGGTTCGATCAGTGGTACCGGCCGGCGGGTGAGCCCAGCTACCTGCCGGAGGACGCTCCGGGCGACCTGCTCGCCCCGCTCGCCGAGGTCTTCCGCGACTTCCAGTCCTTCGGCATCACCTCTTACTGCGACGCCCTGACCGCCCCCAAGGAATTGAAGCTGTATCAGCAGGCAAGAGAACAGGGCCTGTTGACGATGCGGGTCGGGATGCTGATCTGGCACCGGTACGCGCGAACCCTCCGCGACGCGGGGCTGCACGCCGGCTTCGGCGACGAGTGGCTGCGTGTCGTCGGTGTCAAGCTGATGGTGGACGGCGCGCTGGCCGGGGGCACCTGTCTGTGCCAGGACCCCTACCGGGCCGAGACCGGATCCGACAACGGCCTCCAGCTGATGGACGACGTCGAGCTGGCCGAGGCGGTGCTGGCGGCGCACAGCGCGGGGCAGCGCGTCGGGGTGCACGCCAACGGCGACCTCGCCGTCGCCAAGGTGCTCGACGCCATCGAGGCGGCCCGCGCCGCGCACCCCGAGAGCCGTGTCAACCACCGCATCGAGCACTGCTCTCTCGTCGACCCGGCGCTCGTCGAACGCATCCGTGCCGCCGGGGTCACCCCGGTCCCGTTCGGCGCCTTCGTGCACGGCCACGGCGCGAAGCTGCGGGGCTACTACGGTGACGCGCGCGCCGAACGGGCCTGCGACCACCGGGCGTTCCTCGACGCCGGCGTCACCGTCGGCGGCTCGTCAGACCATCCGGCGGGGCCCCTGGGCCCGCTGCTCGGCATCCAGACGATGGTCACGCGGCGCACCAGTGAGGGGACCGTCCTGGGCGAGGACCGGCGGCTGACAGTCCGTGAGGCGCTGTCGGTGTACACCGTGGGTTCGGCCCACGCCACGGGCGAGTCCCACCTCAAGGGCCGCATCGCGCCGGGCATGCTGGCCGACTTCGCGGTGCTCGGCGACGACCTCTTCGCCACGGACCCGGACGGCATCGGGGCCGTTTCCGTCCTCTCCACGTGGGTGGGGGGCCGCCCGGTCTGGGAGGCCTGA
- a CDS encoding sensor histidine kinase — translation MSWKHRVTCAMFELRDARREWKADRDVWKAEWRARDKDAKNSGAEGGPMGPPPNGFALLPWLLMGLGAFSNLLQGKTANPWIGGVGLFVFNSLYISIVFQAFDKRRREARYTLLALIAMGLLTCGLAITYGGSWLMFFPLLGLATGAVVRGRRLGQVALGLSALAGTIGGLKEGWDALNIAYGTFLSTMVTAAILSLAEAVRELRSAREELAHRAVEQERLRFSRDLHDLLGHTLSVIVVKSEAARRLAHRDLDAALTQVSDIESVGRQALTEIREAVTGYREGSLTTELDRARSALTAAGIEPVVRQSGPPLAAQTEALLGWVVREAVTNAVRHSGAARCEISVDGTPERVRLRVHDNGRGAAAEPPQPGIGGTGLRGLTERLGAAGGSLEAGPAGRGFTVTAELPALRDGAQPDPVREPERAG, via the coding sequence ATGTCCTGGAAGCACCGAGTCACCTGCGCGATGTTCGAGTTGCGGGACGCCCGCCGGGAGTGGAAGGCGGACCGGGACGTCTGGAAGGCGGAGTGGCGGGCCCGGGACAAGGACGCGAAGAACAGCGGGGCGGAGGGCGGGCCCATGGGTCCGCCGCCGAACGGATTCGCGCTGCTGCCCTGGCTCCTGATGGGGCTCGGCGCCTTCTCGAACCTCCTCCAGGGCAAGACGGCCAACCCCTGGATCGGCGGCGTCGGTCTGTTCGTCTTCAACAGCCTGTACATCTCGATCGTGTTCCAGGCCTTCGACAAGAGGCGGCGCGAGGCCCGCTACACGCTCCTGGCGCTGATCGCGATGGGCCTGCTCACCTGCGGGCTCGCGATCACCTACGGCGGCAGCTGGCTGATGTTCTTCCCGCTGCTCGGCCTGGCGACGGGCGCGGTCGTGCGGGGCCGCCGCCTCGGCCAGGTCGCCCTCGGCCTGAGCGCGCTCGCCGGGACCATCGGCGGTCTCAAGGAGGGCTGGGACGCGCTCAACATCGCGTACGGCACGTTCCTGTCCACGATGGTGACCGCCGCGATCCTCTCCCTGGCCGAGGCGGTACGTGAACTGCGCTCCGCCCGCGAGGAGTTGGCGCACCGCGCGGTGGAGCAGGAGCGGCTGCGGTTCTCCCGCGACCTGCACGACCTGCTCGGGCACACGCTCTCCGTGATCGTGGTGAAGTCGGAGGCGGCCCGCCGGCTCGCGCACCGCGACCTCGACGCGGCGCTCACGCAGGTGTCCGACATCGAGTCCGTCGGCCGGCAGGCGCTGACCGAGATCCGCGAGGCGGTCACCGGCTACCGCGAGGGCAGTCTCACCACCGAGCTCGACCGGGCCCGCTCGGCGCTCACGGCGGCCGGGATCGAGCCCGTCGTGCGCCAGTCGGGCCCGCCGCTCGCCGCGCAGACGGAGGCGCTGCTCGGCTGGGTGGTGCGGGAGGCGGTCACGAACGCGGTGCGCCACAGCGGGGCGGCCCGCTGCGAGATCTCCGTCGACGGCACCCCGGAGCGCGTGCGGCTCAGGGTCCACGACAACGGGCGCGGCGCCGCCGCCGAGCCGCCGCAGCCGGGCATCGGCGGCACGGGCCTGCGGGGCCTGACCGAGCGGCTCGGCGCGGCGGGCGGCTCCCTGGAGGCGGGCCCGGCCGGGCGCGGCTTCACGGTGACGGCGGAACTCCCGGCCCTGCGGGACGGCGCGCAGCCGGACCCCGTACGGGAGCCGGAACGCGCGGGGTGA
- a CDS encoding ABC transporter permease, with translation MIDYIRLEVRRTLRDTMFVIFGVGMPVLMYLLFTNLGENDPEWRTVSMVGMAAYGAVGSALNTGGGVAEDKTIGWLRQLRVTPMTPRQVVAGRALTGSVTVLPSIAAVLLAGGLVNGVRLDVWQWAVIALLLWLGSIPFTLLGLGNGYRLTAQTTGVANMVCNLGLSVLGGLWFPIALFPGWLQSVSSYTPTNRFAQIGTAVADGHAPSAAAVAVLVAWLLAFGSYAVVSYRRAARTV, from the coding sequence ATGATCGACTACATCAGGCTCGAAGTGCGCAGGACCCTGCGCGACACCATGTTCGTGATCTTCGGTGTCGGGATGCCGGTGCTGATGTACCTGCTGTTCACCAACCTCGGTGAGAACGACCCCGAGTGGAGGACGGTCTCCATGGTCGGCATGGCCGCCTACGGCGCGGTCGGCTCGGCCCTCAACACCGGCGGCGGGGTCGCCGAGGACAAGACGATCGGATGGCTGCGGCAGCTGCGGGTCACCCCGATGACGCCGCGCCAGGTGGTGGCGGGCCGGGCCCTGACGGGGTCGGTGACGGTGCTGCCGTCGATCGCGGCGGTGCTCCTCGCGGGCGGCCTGGTCAACGGGGTGCGGCTGGACGTGTGGCAGTGGGCCGTCATCGCGCTGCTGCTGTGGCTCGGCTCGATCCCCTTCACCCTGCTCGGACTCGGCAACGGCTACCGGCTGACCGCGCAGACCACGGGTGTCGCGAACATGGTGTGCAACCTGGGACTCTCCGTACTCGGCGGCCTGTGGTTCCCGATCGCGCTCTTCCCCGGGTGGCTGCAGTCCGTGTCGTCGTACACGCCGACGAACCGGTTCGCGCAGATCGGCACGGCCGTCGCCGACGGTCACGCGCCGTCCGCCGCCGCTGTCGCGGTGCTCGTCGCCTGGCTGCTGGCCTTCGGTTCGTACGCTGTGGTGTCGTACCGCAGGGCCGCGCGGACCGTCTGA
- a CDS encoding ABC transporter ATP-binding protein has product MTMTDGTPVAVSFTGAVKTFGAVRAVDGVDLEIRRGETVALLGRNGAGKSSTIALLLGLDTPDEGTVSLFGTTPEAAVRAGQVGAMLQEGRAVPRVTVRELVAFVAGRYPAPMPVTDALALAGIEELAQRRVDKLSGGQTQRVRFAVALAGNPALLVLDEPTAALDVEARHAFWASMRAYARRGHTVLFSTHYLEEADAHADRIVVIDHGKVVAVGSGEELKRAAGGSLVSFDLAGRGTEGLSLLPGVTAVEVRGDRARLRTDDSDATVIALAGLNAIRGLEVAPASLDDAFMALTSGSDGRSGSGTDSGSDSGSDNRRGGGSDTDLETVR; this is encoded by the coding sequence ATGACGATGACAGACGGGACACCGGTGGCCGTGTCCTTCACGGGGGCGGTCAAGACATTCGGCGCGGTGCGCGCCGTCGACGGGGTCGATCTGGAGATCCGGCGCGGCGAGACCGTCGCCCTGCTCGGCCGCAACGGCGCGGGCAAGTCCTCCACGATCGCTCTCCTGCTGGGCCTCGACACCCCGGACGAGGGCACGGTCTCGCTCTTCGGCACCACGCCGGAGGCGGCGGTACGCGCCGGGCAGGTCGGCGCGATGCTCCAGGAGGGCCGCGCGGTCCCCCGGGTCACGGTCCGCGAGCTGGTCGCCTTCGTGGCGGGCCGCTACCCGGCGCCGATGCCCGTCACCGACGCGCTCGCGCTGGCCGGCATCGAGGAGCTCGCGCAGCGGCGCGTCGACAAGCTGTCCGGCGGCCAGACCCAGCGGGTGCGGTTCGCCGTGGCCCTGGCCGGGAACCCGGCCCTGCTCGTGCTCGACGAGCCGACGGCCGCCCTCGACGTGGAGGCACGGCACGCGTTCTGGGCGTCGATGCGGGCCTACGCGCGGCGCGGCCACACGGTGCTCTTCTCCACGCACTACCTGGAGGAGGCCGACGCGCATGCCGACCGCATCGTGGTCATCGACCACGGCAAGGTCGTCGCGGTCGGCTCCGGCGAGGAGCTGAAGCGGGCCGCGGGCGGCAGCCTCGTCTCGTTCGACCTGGCCGGGCGCGGCACGGAGGGTCTGTCGCTGCTGCCGGGCGTGACGGCCGTGGAGGTCCGGGGGGACCGGGCCAGGCTGCGTACGGACGACTCGGACGCGACGGTGATCGCGCTGGCCGGACTGAACGCGATCCGGGGTCTTGAGGTCGCCCCGGCCTCGCTCGACGACGCGTTCATGGCACTGACGAGCGGTTCGGACGGTCGTTCGGGCAGCGGTACCGACAGCGGTTCGGACAGCGGTTCGGACAACCGTCGCGGCGGCGGTTCCGACACGGATCTGGAGACGGTTCGATGA
- a CDS encoding MaoC/PaaZ C-terminal domain-containing protein, with translation MPIDAAKAVAAEPRSAEITWDHKDIQLYHLGLGAGTPATDPDELRYTLESRLHVLPSFATVAGAGMGVVGGLSAPGIDVNLAHVLHGGQSVELHRPIPVKGSATSTSRVAAVYDKGKAAILVLRTEVADADGPLWTSDAQIFVRGEGGFGGDRGPSARVEAPTGEPDRTVDRPVREDQALLYRLSGDWNPLHADPEFAKLAGFDRPILHGLCSYGMTLKAVVDTLLDGDVSRVRSYATRFTGVVFPGETLRIRMWRSEGRIQVTVTAVERDEAPVLADTIVEHA, from the coding sequence ATGCCGATCGACGCCGCCAAGGCCGTAGCCGCCGAACCCCGGTCCGCCGAGATCACCTGGGACCACAAGGACATCCAGCTCTACCACCTCGGCCTCGGCGCGGGCACCCCCGCCACCGACCCCGACGAGCTGCGCTACACCCTCGAGTCCCGGCTGCACGTCCTGCCCAGCTTCGCCACCGTCGCAGGCGCCGGAATGGGCGTCGTCGGCGGCCTCTCGGCCCCCGGCATCGACGTCAACCTCGCCCACGTCCTGCACGGCGGCCAGAGCGTCGAACTGCACCGCCCCATCCCCGTCAAGGGCAGCGCGACCTCCACCTCACGCGTCGCCGCCGTCTACGACAAGGGCAAGGCCGCCATCCTCGTCCTGCGCACCGAGGTCGCCGACGCGGACGGCCCGCTGTGGACCAGCGACGCGCAGATCTTCGTCCGCGGAGAGGGCGGCTTCGGCGGCGACCGCGGACCGTCTGCCCGCGTCGAGGCGCCCACCGGCGAACCCGACCGCACCGTCGACCGCCCCGTCCGCGAGGACCAGGCACTCCTGTACCGGCTCTCCGGGGACTGGAACCCCCTGCACGCCGACCCGGAGTTCGCCAAGCTCGCCGGCTTCGACCGGCCCATCCTGCACGGCCTGTGCTCGTACGGCATGACGCTCAAGGCCGTCGTCGACACGCTCCTCGACGGCGACGTGTCCCGCGTGCGGTCCTACGCGACGCGGTTCACCGGGGTCGTCTTCCCGGGCGAGACGCTGCGGATCAGGATGTGGCGCTCCGAGGGCCGGATCCAGGTCACGGTCACCGCCGTCGAGCGGGACGAGGCGCCCGTACTCGCCGACACCATCGTCGAACACGCCTGA
- a CDS encoding Zn-dependent alcohol dehydrogenase yields MRAAVLHEIGQDKLEVLDDVEAVGFGPGKVRIRVRATGLCHSDVSAMNGVLPQPAPFIPGHEGAGEILDVGDGVTNVKPGDRVLVCWLPACGACPACKRGQTQLCLAGFMNAGTPNFKRPGGDVFGFAGTGTFTEEVVVDAGCAVPIPDDVPFDIAALIGCGVTTGLGAAINTADVAAGSSVAVIGCGGVGISAIQGARLKGAAQIVAVDPVESRREAALRFGATEAVAPDALGDAKQRITAGEGFDYVFEVVGKSATARTAYETTRRGGTLCVVGAGALDDFLQLNMFELFFDEKKILPSMYGGGDVLTSYERAIALWRAGRIDLESLITHRVQLAEINEALDQMRTGTALRTCIEI; encoded by the coding sequence ATGCGCGCAGCCGTACTGCACGAGATAGGCCAGGACAAACTCGAGGTACTCGACGACGTCGAGGCGGTGGGCTTCGGCCCCGGCAAGGTGAGGATCCGGGTCAGGGCCACCGGCCTGTGCCACTCCGACGTGTCCGCGATGAACGGCGTGCTGCCGCAGCCTGCCCCCTTCATCCCCGGCCACGAGGGCGCGGGCGAGATCCTCGACGTCGGCGACGGAGTCACGAACGTCAAGCCCGGCGACCGCGTCCTGGTGTGCTGGCTCCCGGCCTGCGGTGCCTGTCCGGCGTGCAAACGCGGCCAGACCCAGCTCTGCCTCGCCGGGTTCATGAACGCGGGCACCCCCAACTTCAAGCGTCCCGGCGGAGACGTCTTCGGCTTCGCGGGCACCGGCACCTTCACCGAGGAGGTCGTCGTCGACGCGGGCTGCGCCGTGCCCATCCCCGACGACGTGCCCTTCGACATCGCGGCCCTCATCGGCTGCGGCGTCACCACCGGGCTCGGTGCCGCCATCAACACGGCGGACGTGGCCGCCGGTTCGTCCGTCGCCGTCATCGGCTGCGGCGGCGTCGGCATCTCCGCGATCCAGGGCGCCCGGCTCAAGGGCGCCGCGCAGATCGTCGCCGTGGACCCCGTCGAGTCGCGCCGCGAGGCCGCCCTCAGGTTCGGCGCCACCGAGGCCGTCGCACCCGACGCCCTCGGCGACGCCAAGCAGCGCATCACCGCGGGCGAGGGCTTCGACTACGTCTTCGAGGTCGTCGGCAAGTCCGCCACGGCCCGCACCGCCTACGAGACGACGCGGCGCGGCGGCACCCTGTGCGTCGTCGGCGCGGGCGCCCTCGACGACTTCCTCCAGCTCAACATGTTCGAGCTGTTCTTCGACGAGAAGAAGATCCTGCCGTCCATGTACGGCGGCGGCGACGTCCTGACCTCCTACGAGCGGGCCATCGCCCTCTGGCGGGCCGGCCGCATCGACCTGGAGAGCCTCATCACGCACCGCGTGCAGCTCGCCGAGATCAACGAAGCCCTCGACCAGATGCGGACCGGCACCGCGCTGCGCACCTGCATCGAAATCTGA
- a CDS encoding 3-oxoacyl-ACP reductase — protein sequence MASESLPLQGLSAIVTGAGRGLGRAEALELARLGASVVVNDFGQPGRDGSGGADATPAEEVAAEIRAAGGQAVAHLGDVADHEQARALVQLAVDTYGKLDILVNNAGILRDRMIFSMSEEEWDSVIRVHLKGHFNTSHFASVHWRARSKAAGTPVYGRIVNTSSEAFLAGSAGQPNYAAAKGGIVGLTTSSALALGKYGVTANVICPRARTRMTEDVFAGFAEPGAGELDPLAPEHVAPLVGYLASPAAGNVNGQLLVVHGGMVAVVERPKVSAKFDTEKDAFSYEELDALLTPHYADRPPNETFAAAEVLGLKHA from the coding sequence ATGGCATCAGAGTCACTGCCGCTTCAGGGCCTGTCCGCGATCGTCACCGGCGCGGGCCGCGGCCTCGGCCGGGCGGAGGCGCTCGAACTCGCCAGGCTCGGCGCGAGCGTCGTCGTGAACGACTTCGGACAGCCGGGCCGCGACGGCTCCGGCGGCGCCGACGCCACCCCGGCCGAGGAGGTCGCCGCCGAGATCCGGGCCGCGGGCGGGCAGGCCGTCGCCCACCTCGGCGACGTCGCCGACCACGAACAGGCCCGCGCACTCGTCCAGTTGGCCGTCGACACGTACGGAAAACTCGACATCCTCGTCAACAACGCGGGCATCCTGCGCGACCGCATGATCTTCTCGATGAGCGAGGAGGAGTGGGACTCGGTCATCCGCGTCCACCTCAAGGGCCACTTCAACACGAGCCACTTCGCGTCCGTCCACTGGCGCGCACGCTCCAAGGCGGCGGGCACGCCGGTCTACGGCCGCATCGTCAACACCTCGTCCGAGGCGTTCCTCGCCGGCTCGGCCGGACAGCCCAACTACGCGGCGGCCAAGGGCGGCATCGTCGGCCTGACGACCTCATCGGCCCTCGCCCTCGGCAAGTACGGCGTCACCGCCAACGTCATCTGCCCCCGCGCCCGCACCCGTATGACCGAGGACGTCTTCGCGGGCTTCGCGGAGCCCGGCGCCGGCGAGCTCGACCCGCTGGCCCCCGAACACGTGGCCCCGCTCGTCGGCTACCTCGCGTCCCCGGCCGCCGGGAACGTCAACGGCCAGCTGCTCGTCGTGCACGGCGGCATGGTCGCCGTCGTCGAACGCCCCAAGGTCTCCGCCAAGTTCGACACCGAGAAGGACGCGTTCAGTTACGAGGAGCTGGACGCGCTGCTGACCCCGCACTACGCGGACCGGCCGCCGAACGAGACATTCGCCGCGGCCGAGGTGCTCGGCCTCAAACACGCCTGA
- a CDS encoding ABC transporter substrate-binding protein, with protein sequence MALRSSPRTRGTAAVALAVAAALSLAACGSGNSDSGSSAGSGKSDNGSGSKAVAQGGEDFAKAASRTAKMGTTAKAGQFPRTIEHAMGKTELKAQPKRVVVLDVGELDNVASLGVKPVGYAPTEGDDGVPSYLKKAAGTPKDVGTINSLNLEAIANLHPDLILGSELRAAKLYPQLSKIAPTVFSIRPGFTWKENYLLNASALDKTAEAKANLAAYEKKAEKLGEDIGEKKPTVTMLRYMPGMIRLYAKASFIGTILDDAGIPRPKNQQVVDLATEVSPEKIDQADADWIFTGVYGDAKKTDIATAEGNPLWKKLGAVKSGQAKDVPDETWYLGLGVTAANQVLGDLRGYLVK encoded by the coding sequence ATGGCCCTGCGATCAAGCCCTCGCACCCGCGGCACCGCCGCCGTAGCCCTCGCCGTGGCCGCCGCCCTGTCGCTCGCGGCCTGCGGGTCGGGCAACTCGGACTCCGGCTCCTCCGCCGGCTCCGGCAAGTCCGACAACGGCAGCGGCTCCAAGGCCGTCGCCCAGGGCGGCGAGGACTTCGCCAAGGCGGCCTCGCGGACCGCGAAGATGGGCACGACCGCCAAGGCCGGTCAGTTCCCGCGCACCATCGAGCACGCCATGGGCAAGACCGAGCTCAAGGCGCAGCCCAAGCGGGTTGTCGTCCTCGACGTCGGCGAGCTCGACAACGTCGCGTCTCTCGGCGTCAAGCCCGTCGGCTACGCCCCCACCGAGGGCGACGACGGCGTCCCCTCCTACCTGAAGAAGGCGGCGGGCACCCCCAAGGACGTCGGCACGATCAATTCCCTCAACCTGGAGGCGATCGCCAATCTCCACCCCGACCTGATCCTCGGCAGCGAGCTGCGCGCCGCCAAGCTCTACCCGCAGCTCTCCAAGATCGCCCCGACGGTCTTCTCCATCCGCCCCGGCTTCACGTGGAAGGAGAACTACCTCCTCAACGCGTCGGCCCTCGACAAGACCGCCGAGGCCAAGGCGAACCTCGCCGCGTACGAGAAGAAGGCGGAGAAGCTCGGCGAGGACATCGGCGAGAAGAAGCCCACCGTCACGATGCTGCGCTACATGCCCGGCATGATCCGCCTCTACGCGAAGGCGTCCTTCATCGGCACGATCCTCGACGACGCCGGCATCCCGCGCCCCAAGAACCAGCAGGTCGTGGACCTCGCCACCGAGGTCAGCCCGGAGAAGATCGACCAGGCCGACGCCGACTGGATCTTCACCGGTGTCTACGGCGACGCGAAGAAGACCGACATCGCCACCGCCGAGGGCAACCCGCTGTGGAAGAAGCTCGGCGCCGTGAAGAGCGGACAGGCCAAGGACGTCCCGGACGAGACCTGGTACCTGGGGCTCGGCGTCACGGCCGCGAACCAGGTCCTCGGCGACCTGCGCGGATACCTCGTCAAGTAG